The genomic DNA AGCTCCGTGAGCTCGGACTCGACGTCATCGAACAGGTCCCCCTGATCGTCGGCGTCGGCCCGAACAACCACCAGTACCTGGAGACCAAGCGCGATCGCATGGGTCACATCATCGGCGAGGCGGACCTCGCAGAGGCTCTCGCGAACGGAAAGGGCAATTCATGAGCGGCGCAGGAGCACCGGCCACCGACAACATCGACGGACGCGGACTGAACGTCGTCATCATCGCCGGCACCTGGCATGAGGTCATCAGCGAGGCCCTCATCGTCGGCGCTGAACGTGTGCTGAACGACGCCAAGGCATCGCACCGCCTCGTGCGCGTACCCGGTTCGTTCGAGTTGGCCGTCGCCGCACAGGCCGCCTTCGCCGGCGGAGCCGACGCCGTCGTCGCCCTCGGCGTGATCATCCGCGGTGGCACCCCGCACTTCGAGTACGTGTCTGCAGCCACGACCGACGGGCTCACCCGCGTCTCGCTGGATGCCGGCAAGCCGGTCGGTTTCGGCGTGCTGACCCTCGATGATGAGCAGCAGGGACTCGACCGCGCCGGCCTCGAGGGCTCGAAGGAGGACAAGGGCGCTGAAGCTGCGGATGCTGCGCTGCGCACCGCCCTCGTCATCCGCGAACTGCGCGGCTGAATCTGAGGCTCACCTATCTGGCGGCGGATGAGTCCGCTGGCGTACGGTGAGGGGCATGGAGACCCTGCGCCTGATCGTCCTGCTCGTCCACCTCATCGGCTTCGCCGTCCTCTTCGGATCGTGGGCCGTGGAGGCCTTCGGCGGCAAGCGGCAGATCACGAAGATGATGGACTACGGCCTGGCGATCGCTGGACTCGCCGGTCTGGCGTTGGCGGCTCCGTGGGGCCTCGATCATGACCTGAACTACGTCAAGATCGGCGTGAAGTTCGGCATCCTGGTCGTCGTCGGGGCACTGGTCGGCATCGGCTACGGACGTCAGAAGCGCGGCAAGGCCGTGCCCGCGGCGATGTTCTGGCTCATCGGCATCCTCACAGTGACCAACGCCGCCCTCGCTCTGCTCTGGCGTTGACCCTCAGCTCTTCCGCGGCGGCGCCGTGCTCTCCCTGACGATGAGCTCGGTGCCGACAAGGGAGGTCTGAGGGCGCTCCCCGCTGTCGAGCTCGGCGAGGAGCGTATCGACCGCCAGCGCACCGACGCGCTCGGGATGCTGCTGCACGGTCGTCAGCGGAGGCCACAGCTGTGCGGCATCCGGCAGTCCGTCGAAGCCGACCACGCTGACGTCGCCGGGGATGTCGAGTCCGATCTCGCGGAACGCACGTACGACGCCGATCGCCATCTGGTCGTTCGCGGCAAAGACCGCGGTCACACCCTCGATGTCACGCAGCTGCACCCCCGCCTGATAGCCGGATGCCGCCGTCCAGTCACCGGGGAGCGCGTCGGGCACGACCCGCCCTCGTGATTCGAGCGTCGACCGCCAGGAATCCCGGCGGCGCTCGGCGGAGTACGATTTCGTCGGCCCGGTGACATGCCACACCGTCTCATGTCCGAGGTCGAGCAGATGTTCCGTCGCCAACCGGGCGCCCTGCGCCTGATCGGTGTCGACGAACGGATGACTCGTGCCGCGGTTCGAATCGACGAGCACCACCGGCAGCCCGTTGGGGATCTCGACGTCCGCCTCATCGAGCTGATGGGCCTCGATCACGATGATGATGCCGTCGACGGCGTGCTCTTCTATTCGGCGGAACGCGCCGGCCACGGTCTCCTGCGCGTTCGATTCCACGGGGATCAACGTGAGCGCGTAGCCCATCTGCGCAGCCCTGACCGCGATCGCGTCGAGCGTTCGCTGGTTGCCGTACGAGTTGAACGAGAACATGATCACGCCGATCGCCCGGAAGCGCCCGGAGCGCAGCGCCCTGGCTGCACTGTTCGGGCGGTAGCCGAGTCGCTGCATCGCGTCTTCGACCCGAACGCGAGTGGCCGCGCCGACGTAGCCGCGCGCGTTGACGACCCGCGAAACGGTCTGACCGGACACCCCGGCCTCGCGCGCCACGTCCTCCATGGACGGCTCTCGACGCCGCAGCTGCGGCTCGTCCGGAGTCTCCGTTGTCACCATCGACCACCCATCCTGTGTTGACGTTGACACACTAGCATTCCATCGCGTATGTTGACGTTGACACACGGCGCACCAGGCGCCCCGATTCAGAGAAGGTCTCGTCGATGACGACTGATATCACCGCAGCCCTCGGAGCGCCCGGCCTCCGACGCCGCGAGAAGCTCGACTGGAAGGGCTGGGCATTCGTCGGGCCGTTCATGGTCGTGTTCACCCTGGTGTTCCTCACCCCGCTCGCCTACGCGCTCTACCTCAGCTTCTTCCAGGAGAAGCTGATCGGCGGCACCGCATTCGTCGGCTTCGAGAACTACGCTCGTGCCCTCACCGACCCCCAGTTCTGGGAGTCGTTCGGCCGCGTCGTGCTGTTCCTCGTCGTGCAGGTGCCGATCATGCTCGCCCTCGCGCTCGGCGCCGCGCTCGCGCTCGACAGTGCGCGACTGCGCGGAGCATCCTTCTTCCGCATCCTGATCTTCCTGCCCTATGCCGTCCCCGCCGTCGTCGCAGTCCTGATGTGGGGCTACATCTACGGCGATCAGTTCGGGCTCACCGCCAACGTCAACGACTTCCTCGGATTCGAGGCGCTCACACCGTTCGCCAAGGAATGGATGCTGCTCTCGATCGGCAACATCGTCACCTGGGAGTTCGTGGGCTACAACATGCTCATCTTCTACTCCTCGCTGAAGACGATCCCCACCGACATGTACGAGGCGGCCTCCCTCGACGGCGCCGGCGCCTGGCGCACGATCTTCTCGATCAAGATCCCGTCGGTACGCGGAGCGCTCGTGATCGCCACGATCTTCTCGATCATCGGCAGCTTCCAGCTCTTCAACGAGCCGAACATCCTGCGCCCGCTCGCCCCGAACGTGATCACCACGTTCTTCACGCCCAACATGTACGCGTACAACCTCTCGTTCGCCGGGCAGCAGTTCAACTACGCCGCGACGATCGCCATCATCATGGGCGTCATCACGGCCGTGATCGCCTACGTCGTGCAGCTGCGCGGCTCGAAGTCGGAGGTGCGCTGAAATGGCCATCGCCCTTGCCCGCCCCCCACGCAAGCGCCACGACGCGATGAACCCGCGCTCGTCCAAGACGCTGCTTCTCGTGATGGTCATCTACGCGCTGTACACCCTCGTGCCGCTGATCTGGTTGCT from Microbacterium sp. LWO13-1.2 includes the following:
- a CDS encoding LacI family DNA-binding transcriptional regulator, with protein sequence MEDVAREAGVSGQTVSRVVNARGYVGAATRVRVEDAMQRLGYRPNSAARALRSGRFRAIGVIMFSFNSYGNQRTLDAIAVRAAQMGYALTLIPVESNAQETVAGAFRRIEEHAVDGIIIVIEAHQLDEADVEIPNGLPVVLVDSNRGTSHPFVDTDQAQGARLATEHLLDLGHETVWHVTGPTKSYSAERRRDSWRSTLESRGRVVPDALPGDWTAASGYQAGVQLRDIEGVTAVFAANDQMAIGVVRAFREIGLDIPGDVSVVGFDGLPDAAQLWPPLTTVQQHPERVGALAVDTLLAELDSGERPQTSLVGTELIVRESTAPPRKS
- a CDS encoding Fe-S protein — its product is METLRLIVLLVHLIGFAVLFGSWAVEAFGGKRQITKMMDYGLAIAGLAGLALAAPWGLDHDLNYVKIGVKFGILVVVGALVGIGYGRQKRGKAVPAAMFWLIGILTVTNAALALLWR
- the ribH gene encoding 6,7-dimethyl-8-ribityllumazine synthase; the encoded protein is MSGAGAPATDNIDGRGLNVVIIAGTWHEVISEALIVGAERVLNDAKASHRLVRVPGSFELAVAAQAAFAGGADAVVALGVIIRGGTPHFEYVSAATTDGLTRVSLDAGKPVGFGVLTLDDEQQGLDRAGLEGSKEDKGAEAADAALRTALVIRELRG
- a CDS encoding sugar ABC transporter permease encodes the protein MTTDITAALGAPGLRRREKLDWKGWAFVGPFMVVFTLVFLTPLAYALYLSFFQEKLIGGTAFVGFENYARALTDPQFWESFGRVVLFLVVQVPIMLALALGAALALDSARLRGASFFRILIFLPYAVPAVVAVLMWGYIYGDQFGLTANVNDFLGFEALTPFAKEWMLLSIGNIVTWEFVGYNMLIFYSSLKTIPTDMYEAASLDGAGAWRTIFSIKIPSVRGALVIATIFSIIGSFQLFNEPNILRPLAPNVITTFFTPNMYAYNLSFAGQQFNYAATIAIIMGVITAVIAYVVQLRGSKSEVR